The Aspergillus luchuensis IFO 4308 DNA, chromosome 4, nearly complete sequence DNA window CAATtaaaaacaaagaaatatCTATTAAACCAATGAAGAtgggaaaataaataagacaaaaggagggagaatgggaggatgagagggagatgaaCGGAGAAGCAACGGATTTCGGGGATCTTTTGATAAACGGAAAAAATGGACGGCAGAAAACCAGGCACGCCCGGGCGGTGACGCCACGGTGGATCACTTCCATCCTTCTAGATCTACACTCAATCCTCCAATAAATCTACTTCATTTGCACAGCTAAGCTCAGCTGGTCCACGATGGCCATAACAATAAGCACCTAATCAAAGACATCCACCTCGCCGGGTCCGGCAGCACGGTTCCCAAGATCTCCCTGCGCACCCCACCGGGCGATGAGATTGGGATACCAATTTTCAGAAGTCCAAAGGCAATGCCCCAGATGAAATGGGGCCCGGAGACAGATACTTGGTCTTTGGCGCTACGGTACAAATCAGCCCCTTCTCACTAACCTTCGTAGTCGAGGAAAGGCTAATTGATATGGACCACGCGGGTGATATAGGGGTCACTaaagagatgaagaaaggTGTAGTAAAGGAAAAGTATTATCATTGCTTGTAGTGTGGTCGTAACGCTCGTTTCTAGCCATATGTCCGGTCCTGTCCCGTCCCATTCCAGATCCCATTCCTTTCTATGATCCATCCGTGTGAAAGAATTAACATTGCGTACCCGCAAGAGAACATAAAACCCGAAGTAAGGACCTTGTAAACACCTCTATATGCCGTCCTTGTATCTATCCATAGCTCAAATCAACTAAGATTCAATCTCCCCTTGGAACTCCCGGGTCAACGAGTACACCGACAGATCCGAGAAACTCTGGTGCGTAGCCGTTGGAATGCCCGGTCTTGCTGAAGCTATTGCTGTCGTTGGTGCCGGGACACAACCCCCAGGCGACATATGTACCGGCGACATGAGTTCGCGCACGTGGCCTGGGAACAATCCCTTGTCGAGATCACTTTGCCAGAGACGGCGGGAGGCGTCAAAGACTTTGTTGACGAGCTCGCGGCGCAGGGACTCGTATTCTTGGAAGGTCGTGGAGAGAGGTGCGTGCAGGTTGCGGGAGAAGATTTGTGTGAAGATGAGGGCGTCTTCGATGGAGTATGCGGCGGATTCGTCGCGGGGAGGCATCTATATTCGATGATCAATATCTGCTTCAAAAGATAAAAGTATGGAGGCTAGGTTATGGCTTACCGCATGCGCTGCATCCCCCAAGAGAAGAATCCGTCCCTTGTGCCATTTCCCTCGTTGCCGGACCTGATATACTGGGTACAAAGCCCAATCTTCAGTGTGGTCGAGAAGTGCGCGGATGCTAGGGAGGGCGGATTTGGCAAACTGCGTGCGCACCAGATAGCGAATGGACATCTTCATGCTGGCTTGTTCGGGACAATCGCTTTTCGAAGTAGCTTGGTAGCGCTCAATGAGGTGTTCGTTCACACGGAGgatggcggcggagaagatcttctGGCGATCAGGGTCGCAGTAACTGGTAAGGAGGGAACTATGGCGGGTGAGGTGGATGGCGGTCTGGTTGAAATGCATGGGGACTGGGAGATCGTGGGCGTCGGAGACGCtctggatgaaggagatgcCGGTGTATTCGGAGCGGTTGCCGGGATCGACAATGCGAGTGCGCGTGATAGAGTGGACGCCGTCGCAGCCCAGAACAAGATCTCCGGTAGCGAAGGAGCCATCTTCGAAAGATAAGGTGACGGAGGAGTCGGTTGTGGTGCCGCCTACCACTTTCTTGTTGAAGTAGACGGAAACCGAGGGTAGGTGATTTTGGATAACGGATAACATGGCGCGCGAGAGGGCATTTCGCATGACTCGACGGCCCTTGTAGCCACCGTAACCGAAGCCATTCTCGTCGGTGAATTTAAGAGGCCCAAGTCTACGACCTGAGCGGAGGGAGAAGAGTTCAATGAGATCGACTTCGATGCCGGCTTCACTGCCCATGCGATTGAGTTCGGACAAGACGCCCAGCTTGTCGAGATAGTTTTGCGCCGTTGGTGTCAGGCTGATGGCGCCCCCTGAGGCCGATAGCCCTGGTGCGCCTTCGAAGACGGATATTTTGAGGtcggggatggaggaagcCAGTTCCTTGGCAAGAGAGATGGCGCTGGCCAGACCCGCGATGCCGGCGCCAACGATGAGGATATCACGAGGAACAGGGGTGGGCTGCATCATGATCGcgtggggggtgggagtcTGTTACTGCTGCCGAATCCTGCTTCATTCCCCTGGCCGATGCGGGGGAGTACAATCGGATACTTATAGCGCAACCCCTCCGGGGGGATACAAGTCACACAAGTCACACAGGCACGGCGATGGTGGCGGATTGGACAGTCAAACCATGGTTCATCTGGAAGGACCAGAGATGTTGATCAGAGATGTATGTTTGCTCAGAAATTATTCACAGGGGGGCGATGGTAATTGTGGGTGTGCAATCTTGCAGAATTGCAAACtagacagacagaccctTTTCGGCCAAAACGGCAAACGTAACGGCTTGATGACGCCGCGTTCTCCGCCGGCCGAAACTGTCAATCCCAGCCAATCAAATACCGAGGGAGGGAGTGCCGACCTGCACGACGACCGAGCCAGGCCCGGCCATCATTTGTGATTGGCGGGGCGGGCCATAAGCTCGCGGTGGCCAGACCCGCCCATTTTAATTACTTTCTACTCTTTTGGGTGTGACACCTCGGCTTTGCATTCATTTAATTCCATCCAATAGTTCGCAGACTGAAGATACTACATTGAGATGGATGCAGGGAACTTAAAACAAACATTCGAATTGAAAATACATCCAGACAAGTATCACAGGCATAGTGACATAATGTAACTCCGTATCACCGACATCTAAAATTAACCAGTTCCTGTAATCCCAAACCAGTTCCTGaacttttccctttctcacGTATGCCCGTGACGTCAAGCAcgatccccctcccccagatTGTTATCATGATTACATATCCATCTGCATTGCATCTATACTATCCAATAttattccttccctcctcccccactCCAACACTTCACAGCCTACTACCTACGACGAAACAATAGTAGTACAATGAACCTCACCGAAGAACCCAGcaccatcaccctcaccGCCCCCAAAGCGTCCATTACCGGCaccaccatcgccatcgtcctcgAAGAACAAGTCTCAGGCTAGTTATTGGTGACATGACAGTACGGTGGCTGATATAGTGCATATCGCGTATGCCGCGGCGGCGGATCAATATGGGTATGATCTAAGGTTGCTTGCTTGGGTGAGGCGTTGGTCTGATCGGAtgaatgagggtgaggaggggatgggagaGGGTTCATCCTGATGAGGGGGAGTAATCTTATCATAGTAATAATAGCTCAGTTGAGGTATTAGGGGGATATTCATTTTAACGATCATTATgtgatatttataataaccttgcatatatatgtatgtaaaCATCACggccatttcttcttctcaacaCTTAGGAACTCATAATTAGTTagtataattagaaataaaacaTGAACATCCgtattatctttatcttccAGAAGCCAGCCATATACTCTTATGGCCTCCAAATCCGTGGGTATCAAGGTTCTCTGTAAACTTATtctcccatcaccatcaccatcaccattatCATCCAACAGTCGGTAGAATATCCATACACatcgtttttcttttctcttttccttgcgTCTGGGTATCTAGTAGTaaaccttctccttgaagaTCGGAGGAACACCCTTGTCCAAGTCCCAGCAGATGTGgttcttctcgtccagcCAGGCATCCTCGTCGGTGATCTTGATGACCCGGGAGGTGTGCTTGACCTCCTGGCGACTGACACCGAGCTCATCGCGAGGAATCCAGAGCAGAGGAGCCTGTGCCTTGATGGACGGGTTGAAGTAAGCGTCCCGCTCCACCTCGGGGTCATACTTGGTGATCTCCTGTCCGCTAGGAACCAGGCGGCGCATGTGCGCATAGCTGTCGTACCTGTCGGGACGAAGGTACCGGAGCAGGAAGTTGGGCTTAGCCTGGGGCTCGTCGGAGGTCAGACCCCGTTCGGCGGAGTCGATGTTGGCCACGCCGCTGTCGCGTGTCTTGGAGCcgccggcggcggcatcATCCGACGCCTCGCCGGACTGGCTCACCTTGGTCTGCTCGCGAGACAGCagggcttcttcctccgactCGAGGTTCTTGGGCAGGTAGTGGATCAGGGGCTCCAGGGCATTGTTGAGGCCCACGTGGTACAGAACACAGAAAACCAGCAGAATGATCATGAGGACCAGGGGTCCAGTGGCAATGCTGTCGGCAGCGGTAGCGATGGCGAAGAGACCAATCAGACAGACCATCAGGAGATAGCAGCCCACAGTCAGGTGCTTCAGACCCTGGACGTAGGCCTTGCCCTGGGTGTCAATGTTGGCGTTCGACACATACAGCATGTTGTAGCGGTAGGCGAAGTAGAAGAGATAAAGACCGATGGTGGCGAACCCGAGAACGAGGGGTGCAATACACGAGTAGACGATAGCTGTATGTATTGTCAGCTGGCCGTTCCCAACATCCTTAACAAACAGTTACTTACCGATCACAGCGAGAAGGGTAAAGATAGGATACACAGTTCCCCAGCCCAGACCAGCAAGGTTGGACCAACGGCTGTACATCTTTCGCGGCGTGTTGTCCAGGAGCCGACCCAGGACCTTGCCGAGGATCAGTCCACTGATCTGCAGCAGAGCACCGGCACTGAAAGACAACCCCTGCAGGATGATGTACGAGATGTAGAAGTTCGAAGCGGTGGGAATCTTTTCAGCCAACAGAGACGCAGCGGAAGTGGGATTGTTGATAATATCGGAGACGACACTGGAGGCGGAAGATGAAATAGTGACAACCAGGAAAACCTGGATGACTTCGAACGCGAAATAGAAGTTTTGTGTAGTCAACTCCACGGCAGCCAAGCTGGGAGCGCCACCGAGTTTGGCCATCACTATCGACAGATGAGAATGCGCTCAGACTTCACATACATGGAGGCCGAGGGTTGCAACTTACATCGGAGGATAATTGGCAGCAAGGCCATGAGTACGGACATCATGACCGTAGGCAGAAGAGACGTGATAACACCCAGAATCCAGCTTGGAACGTCATTGATAAAGCGAAGGAAAGGAACCTTCTCAGTCAGGAAGTTGATGTTCGAGATGCAGCCAACCACGGCAGTGGGGATGGCCCAGAAGACAATCAAAGCGACAACAAATGCGATGGTCACAGAGTAACGAACGAGTCGCTCCCACCACTTGATGCGCAA harbors:
- a CDS encoding FAD-dependent oxidoreductase (COG:S;~EggNog:ENOG410PUFQ;~InterPro:IPR036188,IPR002938;~PFAM:PF01494;~go_function: GO:0071949 - FAD binding [Evidence IEA]) — translated: MMQPTPVPRDILIVGAGIAGLASAISLAKELASSIPDLKISVFEGAPGLSASGGAISLTPTAQNYLDKLGVLSELNRMGSEAGIEVDLIELFSLRSGRRLGPLKFTDENGFGYGGYKGRRVMRNALSRAMLSVIQNHLPSVSVYFNKKVVGGTTTDSSVTLSFEDGSFATGDLVLGCDGVHSITRTRIVDPGNRSEYTGISFIQSVSDAHDLPVPMHFNQTAIHLTRHSSLLTSYCDPDRQKIFSAAILRVNEHLIERYQATSKSDCPEQASMKMSIRYLVRTQFAKSALPSIRALLDHTEDWALYPVYQVRQRGKWHKGRILLLGDAAHAMPPRDESAAYSIEDALIFTQIFSRNLHAPLSTTFQEYESLRRELVNKVFDASRRLWQSDLDKGLFPGHVRELMSPVHMSPGGCVPAPTTAIASARPGIPTATHQSFSDLSVYSLTREFQGEIES
- a CDS encoding putative DUF221 domain protein (COG:S;~EggNog:ENOG410PH62;~InterPro:IPR003864,IPR027815,IPR032880,IPR022257;~PFAM:PF12621,PF14703,PF02714,PF13967;~TransMembrane:11 (o32-53i112-131o158-180i414-441o461-485i506-534o554-580i601-623o629-647i668-689o695-715i);~go_component: GO:0016020 - membrane [Evidence IEA]) → MAIHDVGLEGLHQLFQRSSDDPQSASNSASGLVTTLVPSLISAAAMVIIFIILRRSETRMYMPRTYLGVLRPSERTPASPTGLWNWILQMYRLPDEYVLQHHSMDAYLLLRFLKVVSMICFVGACMTWPILFPVNATGGGGGQQLDMLSMSNVSADKYARYFAHAFIAWLFVGFVFYTITRECLFYINLRHAYALAPAYASRLSSRTVLFTAVTEDYLSRDKIRQMFGPEKVKNVWLTTNTSELDDKVAEREDAAMKLEAAETKLIKLANAARLKALKKQGSVEEGQNAGDSLCDDDDESGSVAARWVRPQDRPTHRLTFLVGKKVDTINWARSEIERLQPEIEELQAKHREGNAELVSSVFVEFHAQADAQQAFQSVAHNYPLHMAPRYIGLEPTQVIWSNLRIKWWERLVRYSVTIAFVVALIVFWAIPTAVVGCISNINFLTEKVPFLRFINDVPSWILGVITSLLPTVMMSVLMALLPIILRLMAKLGGAPSLAAVELTTQNFYFAFEVIQVFLVVTISSSASSVVSDIINNPTSAASLLAEKIPTASNFYISYIILQGLSFSAGALLQISGLILGKVLGRLLDNTPRKMYSRWSNLAGLGWGTVYPIFTLLAVIAIVYSCIAPLVLGFATIGLYLFYFAYRYNMLYVSNANIDTQGKAYVQGLKHLTVGCYLLMVCLIGLFAIATAADSIATGPLVLMIILLVFCVLYHVGLNNALEPLIHYLPKNLESEEEALLSREQTKVSQSGEASDDAAAGGSKTRDSGVANIDSAERGLTSDEPQAKPNFLLRYLRPDRYDSYAHMRRLVPSGQEITKYDPEVERDAYFNPSIKAQAPLLWIPRDELGVSRQEVKHTSRVIKITDEDAWLDEKNHICWDLDKGVPPIFKEKVYY